GCCCTTCATCTTGGCCTCCGACTTCACGCCGCCCATGGGCTTCCCCTGGGCCACCTGGTTCGCCGTGGTCAACCTGGTGCTGATCTTCGCCGTGGGCGCCGCGGCCTTCAACCTGCTGGTGGGCTACTCCGGCCAGATCAGCCTGGCCCACGTGGCGTTTCTGGCTTTGGGCAGCATCGTCGGCGGCATCGTCGGGGTGCAGTGGAGCGGCGGAAACATGTGGTACGCCCTGCCGGCTGCGGCCCTGGCCGGAGCGGTGGTAGGCGCAATCTCCGGTCTGCCCGCCCTGCGGCTCAAACACCTCTACCTGCTGCTGGCCACTTTCGGCTTCCACTTCGTGATGATGCTGGTGTGGCGGGAGTACCTCCAGGAGTACTTCGGCTTCGTCGGCATCCGCTTCAAGGGCGAGAACTCCCCGCGGATCGCCTCCTGGCTGCACTGGCTGCCCGGCATCGACCCCGACCAAAACGGCGAGTTCGTCATCACCGGCCAGTTCCGGTGGTATTGGGTGCTCATGCCCATCACGGTGCTTTCGATTCTGTTCATGGTGAACGTGGTTCGGACTCGGGAGGGGCGGGCTTTCGCCGCGGTGCGCGACCGGGACGTCTCCGCATCGCTGCTGGGCATAAACGTGGCCCGGTCCAAGCTTTTTGCCTTCGCTTTGTCTTCTGCGATTGTGTCCATGTCGGGAGTGCTGGCCTCGTTCTACATCGGCTCCCGGGGCGAGGACAGCTTCAACGTTCAGACAGTGTTGAACTACGCCATCATCATCGTGGTCGGCGGCTTCTCCAGCATCCAGGGGGCCATCTTCGGATCGGCGTTCTTCTGGTTCCTGCCCGAGTGGTTCAAGTGGGCCCGGGAGGAACTCTGGTTCGTGAGGGACATCGACTTCCTCAGCGACTACCCCAGCGAGATCGACTTGGCCATCAAGGGATTCCTGGTGGTGATCATCTTGATGTTCAAGCCTGATGGCTTGGCCGGGATGTGGCGGGACTTCAAGAACTGGTTGGGCCGCACACTGGCCAGGAGCAATCCATGAACGCCCGCGGACTCGACCTGATGATTGAACGCCTTACGGTGGTCTACGGAGGCGTCACTGCGCTTGATGACGTACACATTGCCGTGCCCTCCGGCGGATTCGTCACGGTCTTGGGGGCGAACGGAGCGGGAAAGACCACCCTGGTTCGGTCGATCACCGGCCTGCTCTACCTCCACAAGGGCCGAGTGCGCCGAGGCAGCATCGTATTGGGCGGAGAGTCGATTTTGGGCAAGAAGAGCCCCGATATCGTTGCTGCTGGCGTGGCCCAAGTACCCGAGGGCCGCAAGCTGTTCCCCAACCTCACGGTGAAGGAGAACCTGCTGTGCGGGGCGGCTAGCCGCAGCGACCTTTCCGGAATCGACGATTCGCTGGAACAGAACCTCGAGCTGTTCCCCCAACTTCGCCCGCTGCTCAGCCAGACCGCCGGGCTGCTATCAGGCGGCGAGCAGCAGATGGTGGCGGTTGGGCGGGCCCTGATGTCGCAGCCATCCTT
This genomic interval from bacterium contains the following:
- a CDS encoding branched-chain amino acid ABC transporter permease, whose translation is MTATENPPDQQAAQTYRPSTLQRFLPFIIAAVVPFVLGSTTGDVNFWWKALITVVVLVVVARLAWKWTPRGELTHREDMRLWRTPSDRSWAALTMFGLLVLPFILASDFTPPMGFPWATWFAVVNLVLIFAVGAAAFNLLVGYSGQISLAHVAFLALGSIVGGIVGVQWSGGNMWYALPAAALAGAVVGAISGLPALRLKHLYLLLATFGFHFVMMLVWREYLQEYFGFVGIRFKGENSPRIASWLHWLPGIDPDQNGEFVITGQFRWYWVLMPITVLSILFMVNVVRTREGRAFAAVRDRDVSASLLGINVARSKLFAFALSSAIVSMSGVLASFYIGSRGEDSFNVQTVLNYAIIIVVGGFSSIQGAIFGSAFFWFLPEWFKWAREELWFVRDIDFLSDYPSEIDLAIKGFLVVIILMFKPDGLAGMWRDFKNWLGRTLARSNP
- a CDS encoding ABC transporter ATP-binding protein; translated protein: MNARGLDLMIERLTVVYGGVTALDDVHIAVPSGGFVTVLGANGAGKTTLVRSITGLLYLHKGRVRRGSIVLGGESILGKKSPDIVAAGVAQVPEGRKLFPNLTVKENLLCGAASRSDLSGIDDSLEQNLELFPQLRPLLSQTAGLLSGGEQQMVAVGRALMSQPSLLICDELSLGLAPKIVHRLFELLTEINETRGTSILVIEQNASLALEHASDAYVLELGRVLMEGSAAELRGNPMVQELYLGGGGEAHTSYAAIERPSGTRRGVRKKTGGDS